GCCGTTTCCGGCGAAGCTCGTGGCGGCGGCGGAGCGCCGGCACGACGACCCGCTCATTGGCGCGGTGGAACCGGACGCAATCGGCCGGGGTGTAGTCGAAACGTCCCTTGGCGCGGAACGCGTAGTCCCGGTAGTTGGCGAAGCCCGCCTGGCGCGCGATCCGGGTGCGAAGGCGCACCATCCGGTCGTAAAGATCCTCGAGCGCCTCCCGATCCCGGAGCCGGCGCTCGGCGATGAGCCGCCAGGCCTCCTCGCGCCGGGCGCGATCGGTTTCCTCCAGGTACCGGGCCATCTGCTGGAGCGTTTGCTCGCGCCCCTCGTAGGTCACGGTCATCGCCCCGGCGATCTTTTCGTAACGCTGGGAGAGCTCCGCGTCCCTGGCCTCGAGGGGAACGTTCTCGTCCCGGTAAATCTCGAATTCGTTCTCGAGGTGCCGATCCATGACGCCGTAGACGGCGCGCGGAAGACGGCGGCGGCGCGGGTGCTCGAGGTAGAGCTTCTTCAGGCGCTGCCACCGGGGCTTGGCCAGGGGCGTGATGACCGTTTCGAAATGGAGGTATTTCTTCTCCTTGGCCCGGTCCGCCGTGTCGCAGGTCATGGCCACGTACCGGCGGCTTCCCTCCTCGGCCAGGACGCTTTCGAGTTCGCTCCAATCGAGAATCCAGGCCTCGAGATCCCGCGTTCCGGCGCGCTTCTCAAGCTCGTCGAAGAGAGGCTCCAGCTTCGACCAGTCGTCGCAGTCCAGGTTCCGCGGCACCCAGCGGAGCGGGAATTCACGATCGAGCTTCATCCGGGGCGGGAAGTATAAACGAACTCGGCCCGATCGGGAACACGAATCGTAGATCCCGCGCCGCGATAACATTCCCGCGCCCGGAGTCTCTTTTCGAAGGAAGGCCGATGATCCGCTGGGCGCTCGCGGGACTGGCGGCCCTGACCGGCGCGGCATCCCAGGATGCCCCGCCGGCGCCCCCGTCCCGGCTTCTCCAGCAGGACGAGCGCGGAGGCGCGCCCCGGCCGGAAGGCTTCGTGGACGACGACCGCCGCGTGGTCCTGTCCGCCACGGTCGCCGCGGCGCCGGACGGACGTTCGCCGATCCGCCTTGAAGCGAAAGTCAAGCCCCAGGGCGTCCTCTTCGACGGTTTGGGAACCCTTCAGGGGACGCCGGTCACGACTCCAGCGGGCCTCTCCGAGGTCTTCGTCGAAAACCTCAGCGACGGTCCCTACCACTGGCGCGCCCGCGCCGTGGACTCCAGGGGCGCGGCCTCCGAATGGGTCGAGTTCGATCCCGATCCGGTGCCCGACTTCGTCATCGCGGCCGGGAACGGCCCGCCGCCGCCGGGTCCCCCGCCGGATCCCGCGCCGCCGGCGCTTCTTTCGCAGGCCGACCGTCCCGGGGGATTCGCCGCGCCCCCCGGTTTCGCCGGCCCCAGCTCCACCTGGATCTTTCGCGCCGCCGTCTCTCATCCCGAGGGGTCCTTCGCCCACGTCCAACTCGAAGTCGAAATCGAACCCGCCGGACGGCCTTTCGACGGCTCGGGAATCCTGACGGGCCATATCCCGGATGCGGCGACGCCCTTGTCGCAGACCCTGGCGACCGATCTTGTCCCCGGAAGTTACCAGTGGAGGGCGCGCGCCGTGGACCGCGCGGGGCGCCGTTCCGCGTGGGTCGAGTTCGAGCCCGGCGGAAGCGGCCCCGATTTCGTGGTCCTGCCGCGCCCGGCGGGTCCCCCGGCCACGCCTCCGCCGCTCCCCTCCTCTCCGGCCCAAGCCGACCGACCGGGAGGCGATCCGCGCCCCGCCGGGTTCGCCGACGACGACGGCCAGGTCGCGCTCCGGGCGCTCGTCACCGGCACGGCGATCCCTCTCTTTCTCCAGGTCGAAGTGAAACCCGACGGAGTTCCGTTCGACGGCTCCGGCCTTTATACCGGAACCCCCGTCATCGGCGCGGGCTTTTCGGAGGCGGCGGCCGCGGGTCTCCCCGACGGCGCCTACCGCTGGCGTGCCCGCTCGGTGGACGGCACGGGCGCCGTTTCCGGCTGGATCGTTCCCGGAACCGGGCCGGGGCCGGACTTCCGGGTCGAACGGCGCGCCCCCGCGCCGCCGCCGGGATTTCTCGAAGGAGATGGGGACGACGATCTTTGCGGGCTGCTGGGGGTGGAGTTCCTGCCGCTCCTGCTGCTCGGCCTGCGCCGCCGGTGTCCTATTTGGCCTCGGCGTCGGGCGGGGACAGAACCTCGGTGATCCGCACGGCGAGATGGTCGTTGAGAACGAGCACTTCGCCTCGGGCGACCAGCCGATCGTTGACGTAAACCTGAATCGGATCGGAAATGGCGCTGTCGAGTCCCACGACCGAGCCGGGCCCGAGCTTCAGAATGTCCTGCACCGTCATGCGCGCGCCGCCGAGCTCGATCCGGACCTGAACGCTGACGTCGCTCAGAAGGTCGAGGCCGGCCTCCGGGCGCGGGGCCGCGGCCGGAACGAGCGGCTCGAGGGGCACCGGCTGCGGAGCGGGGTCGGCGAGGGGCGCCGCCGGCGGCCTGGTT
The Planctomycetota bacterium DNA segment above includes these coding regions:
- the fliN gene encoding flagellar motor switch protein FliN, which gives rise to MPEPPRPEDIDELMKALGVDPARAGGTRPPAAPLADPAPQPVPLEPLVPAAAPRPEAGLDLLSDVSVQVRIELGGARMTVQDILKLGPGSVVGLDSAISDPIQVYVNDRLVARGEVLVLNDHLAVRITEVLSPPDAEAK